Genomic DNA from Cloeon dipterum chromosome 3, ieCloDipt1.1, whole genome shotgun sequence:
CTCCCACTCCCTATGATATGATagattatttaaagaaataaaggaATAATGATtgacaagataaaaaaaaggtAGTTACAGACTTCCAGTTAGTTGTATTGCCTGCAGAGCGCACGCAGTGAGAGCCTACTCTGCAAGACACAAAGTCATCGCGCGGGTTTTACAGCAAAACTCGCCGGATATCGATCGTCGCGACCGTCATTTGTTTTTCTGTCGTATTTGAAGGCCGGCCATTTTAATCGGTCTTAAGGTAGGGTCCCTGTCCATTTTTCCCTTATTTTGCCTTATTACGGCGACACCCCCTCACATTTTGTGAGTACTCGCAAAATGCAAGTAATTGTTCTCGCGATATTGCACAAAACTTGCCAGTCGTGACAAAATTCCCCTGTGAAAACCGCTTTTCTTTAGTGCCCTTGGTCGGTGCGATCGATCAACCAAGGGTCAACTGAAGTGTGGTTTCCATACGCTCAAACCCCCTGACTGAGTGCTCTATTTGGAAAGGATCTAGCATTTTTGAAAGGGTCCGAACCGTGCGAGAAGCAAAATGTTATGTACCGATATGTAAAACGCTCGTGACGGACTTGCCTCTCACAATATTGCACCGAACTTGCCAGACAGAAAATTTACACGGCCAAGTTTGTTCTATCATAGGTGCGCACAAGTGTCACATCGGGATGATGTCCTCGGacaaagagcagcagcaggccgCCCCTGGCAAGGCCGAAGATGAGAAGGATGGAGGAAAGAAGAACGTGTTCAAGAACGATGGCAGCTTTTTGGAAATGTTCAAGAAGATGCAAGAGGCCGCCAAAAAGGAACAGAAGCCAGAGGCCAAGCCGGAGGTAGCCGCCTCAAGCTCGCTGCTGGAGGAAAGCAAACCTCCGCCGGTTACAGTGGGCAAGCGGAGAGGAGGCCGAGTGCTGCCCACCGGACAAGTAAAAAAGCCCAAAAGCGAATCTGACGGCGCCCAGACGAGCAACCCTCCCAAGGACGCCTGGTCAGCGTACATGGCAGAGGTCAAGAAGTACCAAAGCTCCACCTGTGAAGAGGAGGGAAAAAACCGACCCCTTGTTAAATAGTGCTCGCGAGAGAggacaattatttatatattataactGATTTTgatgtattatttttcgtattttcaCAAGGCTAATAGCTGTTATGTTTTATTATGATTGCAccaatgattatttaaaagtgcGGCGGACACTTAAAAAATGCTGGTCCTTTGGAATGCAACGACTGACCCCAATTTCACGAAATAGTGACTGTTGACTTCGGCAAGTTGTTCATCTTTgacaaaattgcagaaatgcCTACTGCTGTCATGTCCTCTACCAAGTTGGAGACTGCCCCCTTCGACCCTCGTTTCCCCAACACCAACCAGACCAGGTAATTGTCTTGTTTTGTAAAAccaataatattattctccaataattattaacttcAGAGTCCAAAATAATacgtcaaatatttttttatgatgtTACTCGAAAAAATAAGATTAGTTTTTCTATTCTAGAAAATTATACTATTGGTCTTGTCTTACTTATtcccaaattattttatggtttaaattggaattttgttactgaacataaatttattttgcctgcAGGTACTGCTACCAGAGCTATGTGGATTTCCACCGCTGCAGGCGAGTGAAGGGTGAAGACTACGCCCCTTGTGAATACTTCAAGAAGGTGTACAGGAGCATGTGCCCTAACGCTTGGATTGAGAAGTGGGACACTCAGGTCGCCGAGGATCGTTTCCCTGGCCGattgtagaaaaaataatctttccCCATTTTTGGCTTAGTAAATCCAGAACGTTgtacattaattaaaagttggcaaagatgaataattaaatgcagaTACTTTTCGTTTAAGAAAACCCAGGCTTTTTCTCTTCAAGTACCAACATATAgttatttattgcatttatgAGAACAGAAAAAGGCACAGCATTACTTTGTCAACACAAACGGAAGCGCCTCCAGGACAAATTGGTCAGGCTGCATTCCTATGCTTTGCAAGCAGTTAATCGCACTTCTTCTGGAAGACCTGGCAGAGCTCTGCTCGCTCCTTCCTAGCTCTCGTAATATGGGCAAATAGTCCAACGACACTTCTTGGAGAACAATCGGTTTGTTGAGTTGCTCCGTTAAACTCTTGCGCACAGTCTCGTGAGATTTGTACCACCTGGTTTGAAAGTCACAATAagttgtttgttaaaatttgatttaaatccttACTTCTGATTAGATTCCCAATGTTCTGTTCCAAGATTGGTGACTTGGTAGTGCTTCAAAGCTTTAGTAGCGATGACATGTTGCACCTGAGGTCCCACACCATTTGGCACAGCTTCCATTCCTTGCCGATCACTCAACCCCggcaaaattttgcttttcatatGTCCACATCCTATgccctgaaataaaaaatctttgcgATAAATAAACCCACGAAAATGTCGAGTTTTACCTGTAATGTATCCAGAACGGCCACACAGTCAGCAAAACGAGACATCTTTTCCAAGTCGGAAATGGAGGCAGTGACCTTGTCAACGTCAACATTATCCTCGACACTGCCTTCAGAGTCAATCCTTGGTTTTCTCTTAGCTGTCTTCAACCTGCGCCTGCTCTTGAACAGAGTGTT
This window encodes:
- the LOC135941544 gene encoding telomerase RNA component interacting RNase-like isoform X1, with amino-acid sequence MMSSDKEQQQAAPGKAEDEKDGGKKNVFKNDGSFLEMFKKMQEAAKKEQKPEAKPEVAASSSLLEESKPPPVTVGKRRGGRVLPTGQVKKPKSESDGAQTSNPPKDAWSAYMAEVKKYQSSTCEEEGKNRPLVK
- the LOC135941544 gene encoding cytochrome c oxidase subunit 6B1-like isoform X2, which produces MPTAVMSSTKLETAPFDPRFPNTNQTRYCYQSYVDFHRCRRVKGEDYAPCEYFKKVYRSMCPNAWIEKWDTQVAEDRFPGRL